Proteins encoded by one window of Haematobia irritans isolate KBUSLIRL chromosome 2, ASM5000362v1, whole genome shotgun sequence:
- the LOC142224641 gene encoding uncharacterized protein LOC142224641, with protein MQQLWMEKSGWDNEISSDSLRNWNYILYVLSQMNVIEIPRWTQYMPTDKIQIHGFCDSSKGAYCACVYLRLQTSTSTVFSNLFMAKRKVAPIKPVSLPKLEVNGAHLLSHLVKYISQIFDNQVTSVTLWSDASIVLGWLSKPPYSWETYVVNRPSLIHELVPNAKWRYIATHHNPADIGMALRGLQIPNPLCQQKIPLYQIY; from the coding sequence ATGCAGCAACTATGGATGGAGAAATCTGGTTGGGATAATGAAATATCTTCAGATTCGCTTCGCAATTggaattatatattatatgtcTTGTCTCAAATGAATGTCATAGAAATACCTCGATGGACTCAGTATATGCCCACAGATAAAATCCAAATACATGGATTTTGCGACTCATCTAAAGGAGCTTACTGTGCCTGCGTGTATCTCAGACTGCAAACCTCCACTTCAacagttttctcaaatttgtttatggcaaaaagaaAAGTGGCTCCAATCAAACCAGTGTCCTTGCCTAAATTAGAAGTAAATGGTGCGCATTTACTGTCCCatttagttaaatatatttcgCAAATATTCGACAATCAAGTTACATCAGTCACCCTATGGTCTGATGCATCAATTGTTCTTGGATGGCTATCGAAACCTCCGTATTCGTGGGAGACATATGTAGTCAACCGACCATCCCTAATACACGAACTGGTACCCAATGCAAAATGGAGATATATTGCTACGCATCATAATCCCGCCGATATTGGAATGGCCCTTCGTGGCTTACAAATCCCGAATCCACTTTGCCAACAAAAAATCCCATTATACCAAATTTACTGA